Sequence from the Clostridium botulinum genome:
TACTATATGTCTTAATAACATATATAATCATTTTCTTACACATGTTAACATTTTCATACAAATATTTTATTTGATTAATGATAATTATGATATACTAAGAATATAATAGTATATATTTTAATTATTTTATAATTTTGTAAATAAAACCAAAAAACAAAAGAGAGGAAGGATTTTCAATGAAGAGTATAAAGACAAAAATATTAATACCAATTTTTTTAATTTCAATATTTTTCTTAAGTTTTATGTTTATTGAATTTACTGAAATAAAAAGCAACTTAAGTCTAGTGAATGAAATGGAATCTAAGTATTTTACTACAGCATTAAAGGCAGATGAATTAAAACTTAATGTGGTACAAGTTCAGCAATGGCTTACTGATATAAGTGCTACAAGAGCTTCTGAAGGATTTGATGATGGATTTGATGAAGCTGAAAAATATGCTAAAAATGTTCAGTTACTTATAGATGATCTTAAAGAATTAAACTCTAAAAATATACAAGAAATTGAAGCTATAAACACAGATTTTAAACCATATTATGAATCTGGTAAAACAATGGCCAATGCTTATATTACTAGTGGTCCTAATGAAGGAAATAATTATATGGAAAGTTTTGATAAAACTGCTGAATCCATAAATGATAAAGTTGATAATTTTAAAAATGCTTCATATGAAAATGTACAAGTATCAATTCAAAATATACAAAAATCAATTGAAAAAACATTGATGTTAATTGCAGTTGCAGTTGTAATTTTAATAGCCATAATAGTATTTTCATCTATCTATATAACTAAAAATATTGTTAATCCAATAAATAAAATATTATCTAAATTGAAATCAATAGCTAATAACAGTGGAGATTTAACTCAAAGTATTGATTTTGTTAGTAATGATGAAATTGGTGAATTAGCTAATAATTTTAATTTAATGCAAGGTTCTTTTCGAAATATAATAAAAATAATTGTTGAAGAATCTAATAATGTTGAAATAAAAGTAAGTGAAACCAGTTCAGATATTAAAACTTTATCTACTTTAATAGATGATGTATATGCAACTACAGAGCAACTCGCAAGTGGCATTGAAGAAACTTCAGCCTCTACTGAAGAAATCAATGCTGTTGTTGCTGAAATTAATTCAAATCTTGAAGCAATTGCATTAAAAGCCAAAGATGAATCTGAAGATTCATTATTAATAAAAGAACGAGCAAATAACCTAAAAAATATAGCTATATCGTCTAAAGAAACAGCTGAAAAGATTAATATACAAACTCAGCAAAGGGTCTTAGATGCTATTGAAAAATCTAAAGAAGTGGAAAAAATTAATGTATTATCAGAATCTATTTTGCAAATCACATCTCAAACTAATCTTTTAGCATTAAATGCAGCCATTGAAGCTGCACGCGCTGGAGAAGCAGGAAAAGGCTTTTCAGTGGTTGCTGAAGAAATACGAAAACTTGCTGAAGACTCAAAAAGTACGGCATCAGAAATTAAAACTATTAATGATGTTATTATAAATGCAGTAGAAAACTTAGCTAATACTTCAAAAGAAATATTAGAATTTATAAATACTAATGTTATAAATGATTATGAAATGATTGTTAAAACTGGTGAACAATACAGTGAAGATGCAATAAAAATTAATAATATTACAACTGATTTTAGCAATATATCTAATAAAATAACTATTTCTATGAATGATGTTGTTAAATCAATAGATGATATAAGTGCATCTAGTACAGAACTAGCTAGTGGTACAAATAATATTACTGAAAATATGCATATTATTTCTAACAATTCAGATAATGTGGTTAAAACAGTTAAAGATGTAACTATTAATACTAATAGATTAATTGACACTGTTAGTAATTTTAAAATATAAATATGCATAAAAAGATATATCAAGATGTTAGTAATAACAAATTTGATATATCTTTTTTTATACTCTATTTTATTAATAAAATTCCTAATATGTATAGCAAGTACACATGTATAGGATAATATGCATAAAATAAATATTTCATCCCCCTACCCTTTTGACCATTATATAATAACATGAATGGTAATGCTCCTATCATAATCCATTGATAATTAATTAAAAAGCTATTACTTAAACTATAATCTCCATGAGCTCCAGATAGAAATATAAATACAGTGAATACTATGTATGAGATACTTAATGCTATCTTTTTATCTCTACATAAATATAATATTATTCCTAAAACTATCCAAGCAATCCCACCCTCTACTAAAAACGGTGTTGGTATTAATATCATAATTATTTGTATTAAAGTCATTGGTAAAAATGCTAAAGTAAATAAAACAATAATTCCTATTAATAATGGTGCTACAATGAATGATACTCCTAAAAGCATATCTTTTGTATTTTTTTCAACTTTAGATTTCTTTATAAATTCTATTCCTTGTAAAAAAATTGTAATTAAAAACATTGTTGCAAATATGTTATTAATTATAGCTATTTCATTTGGATGTGGCATAATCTTTTGAATAAGGGTATTTCCTAGCACCATAATAACAGACCAAATATATAATCTTCTAATATATTTTTTTCTATCGTGAGTATGATAAAATCCTTCTACAACCATAAATAT
This genomic interval carries:
- a CDS encoding methyl-accepting chemotaxis protein, with the protein product MKSIKTKILIPIFLISIFFLSFMFIEFTEIKSNLSLVNEMESKYFTTALKADELKLNVVQVQQWLTDISATRASEGFDDGFDEAEKYAKNVQLLIDDLKELNSKNIQEIEAINTDFKPYYESGKTMANAYITSGPNEGNNYMESFDKTAESINDKVDNFKNASYENVQVSIQNIQKSIEKTLMLIAVAVVILIAIIVFSSIYITKNIVNPINKILSKLKSIANNSGDLTQSIDFVSNDEIGELANNFNLMQGSFRNIIKIIVEESNNVEIKVSETSSDIKTLSTLIDDVYATTEQLASGIEETSASTEEINAVVAEINSNLEAIALKAKDESEDSLLIKERANNLKNIAISSKETAEKINIQTQQRVLDAIEKSKEVEKINVLSESILQITSQTNLLALNAAIEAARAGEAGKGFSVVAEEIRKLAEDSKSTASEIKTINDVIINAVENLANTSKEILEFINTNVINDYEMIVKTGEQYSEDAIKINNITTDFSNISNKITISMNDVVKSIDDISASSTELASGTNNITENMHIISNNSDNVVKTVKDVTINTNRLIDTVSNFKI
- a CDS encoding TraX family protein, producing MEDIKKGIDGFTIKILALILMTFDHIGEFMPYSMNIPVWFHWLGRIVAPLFIFMVVEGFYHTHDRKKYIRRLYIWSVIMVLGNTLIQKIMPHPNEIAIINNIFATMFLITIFLQGIEFIKKSKVEKNTKDMLLGVSFIVAPLLIGIIVLFTLAFLPMTLIQIIMILIPTPFLVEGGIAWIVLGIILYLCRDKKIALSISYIVFTVFIFLSGAHGDYSLSNSFLINYQWIMIGALPFMLLYNGQKGRGMKYLFYAYYPIHVYLLYILGILLIK